In a single window of the Bacillus mycoides genome:
- a CDS encoding GNAT family N-acetyltransferase, with product MKLPLLQVETERLIIRPFQKEDYESWLDGFNKRLPSQYKYDDGYHDMSSSTKEWFTEWIRGFDEAARRDEMYVLGIFQKEDGANIGKLELIKILRMDYQWAMMGYSIHNQHWKNGYGAESVIAALPLFFNGLQFHRIELHIHIDNEPSIRLAERAGFSFECTREAFSMGNGKWVDFLIYYKNNETNK from the coding sequence ATGAAGCTGCCACTATTACAAGTAGAGACAGAGAGACTGATTATTCGTCCATTTCAAAAAGAGGATTATGAAAGTTGGTTAGATGGATTCAATAAGAGGTTACCATCTCAATATAAATACGATGATGGCTATCATGACATGTCGTCTTCAACGAAAGAATGGTTTACGGAATGGATAAGAGGATTTGATGAGGCGGCAAGACGGGATGAAATGTACGTTCTAGGTATTTTTCAGAAAGAAGATGGCGCCAATATTGGAAAGCTAGAACTTATAAAAATTTTACGTATGGACTATCAATGGGCGATGATGGGTTACTCTATTCATAATCAACATTGGAAAAATGGATACGGAGCAGAAAGTGTAATAGCTGCGCTGCCGTTATTTTTTAATGGCCTTCAATTTCATAGAATCGAATTACATATACATATCGATAATGAGCCATCTATTCGTCTTGCAGAAAGAGCTGGTTTTTCATTTGAATGTACGAGAGAGGCATTTTCTATGGGGAATGGTAAGTGGGTAGATTTTCTTATTTATTATAAAAATAATGAAACGAACAAATAA
- a CDS encoding PhzF family phenazine biosynthesis protein has product MKTINVFHYDAFTNKPNMGNPAGIVLEADGLTEEDMQRIAEKVGFNETSFVLSSEVADIRMRYFTPGFEMDLCGHGTVGTIYALRERGLLEEKANLTIETKAGILPIQIGANENGETFIKMRQAAPQFKDFAGSKEELAHSIGLEVTDLDASVPIVYGSTGNWTVIVPIKNLDACERMKPKNEAFPSVLKEIPKASIHPVCLETYDEQVQMHGRHFSSPYSGMIEDPVTGTASGVMGAYYATYLEKDFDRELELIVEQGQEINKDGRVTVYVTKDVENDNLQIDIAGTAVYVKEFEISI; this is encoded by the coding sequence ATGAAGACTATAAACGTATTTCATTACGACGCATTTACGAATAAACCAAATATGGGAAATCCAGCAGGTATTGTATTAGAGGCGGATGGATTAACGGAAGAGGACATGCAGCGTATTGCTGAAAAAGTTGGATTTAACGAAACATCTTTCGTTCTTTCTTCAGAAGTAGCAGATATAAGAATGCGCTATTTTACACCAGGGTTTGAAATGGATTTATGTGGTCATGGGACAGTTGGAACTATATATGCCTTGCGTGAAAGAGGTTTATTAGAAGAAAAAGCAAACCTTACGATTGAGACGAAGGCAGGTATTTTACCAATACAAATAGGTGCAAATGAAAATGGAGAAACCTTTATTAAAATGAGGCAGGCAGCACCTCAGTTTAAAGATTTTGCAGGTTCAAAAGAAGAATTAGCTCATAGTATCGGGTTAGAAGTAACTGATTTAGATGCAAGTGTACCAATTGTATATGGAAGTACGGGGAACTGGACTGTAATTGTACCGATTAAAAATCTAGATGCATGTGAAAGAATGAAACCTAAAAATGAGGCGTTTCCATCGGTATTAAAAGAAATACCTAAGGCTTCTATCCATCCAGTTTGTCTAGAAACTTATGATGAACAGGTGCAAATGCACGGTCGTCATTTTTCATCACCTTATTCTGGAATGATTGAAGATCCAGTGACAGGAACAGCTTCAGGGGTAATGGGAGCGTATTATGCGACGTATTTGGAGAAAGATTTTGACCGTGAATTGGAGTTAATCGTTGAGCAAGGACAGGAAATAAATAAAGATGGTCGTGTAACGGTTTATGTAACGAAAGATGTAGAAAATGATAACTTACAAATTGATATTGCTGGAACAGCGGTGTATGTAAAAGAGTTTGAAATTTCAATATAA
- a CDS encoding Nif3-like dinuclear metal center hexameric protein, with protein sequence MNITQFKEHITSLFEEHLNKYGDDEYGFTHISKEEFHKIGYTTNLTLETIEEAYRNGVDMIVTHHAPWSFLFGMEEACIEKLKEYEMNHFWIHLPLDFVKFGTCTSLFNEIGIDTILEYSTYEEEELPGIGEYKEAIPFSNLVEKLEERMEEKVKSWKNHDRPVKRIAILTGAGNNTNLIERALEKGCDTYITGEKTLYTVQHAKFKGINLIVGSHTFTEVFGVESLARKLKERDRAIEIIRLNEEHLE encoded by the coding sequence ATGAATATAACGCAGTTCAAAGAACATATTACATCACTTTTTGAAGAGCATCTTAATAAATACGGTGATGACGAGTATGGCTTCACTCACATTAGTAAAGAGGAATTTCACAAAATAGGTTACACGACAAATTTGACGCTAGAAACAATTGAAGAAGCGTATAGAAATGGTGTCGATATGATAGTTACACATCATGCACCGTGGAGTTTTCTATTCGGTATGGAAGAGGCTTGTATTGAGAAATTAAAAGAATATGAAATGAATCATTTTTGGATTCATTTGCCGTTAGATTTTGTAAAGTTTGGCACGTGTACGTCGTTATTTAATGAAATTGGGATAGATACAATACTGGAATATTCCACGTATGAGGAAGAAGAGCTACCGGGAATAGGAGAATATAAAGAAGCGATTCCGTTTTCAAATTTAGTTGAAAAACTTGAAGAGAGAATGGAAGAGAAAGTGAAGAGCTGGAAAAATCATGACAGGCCAGTAAAACGGATTGCGATATTAACAGGTGCAGGAAACAATACAAACCTTATTGAGCGTGCGCTAGAAAAAGGTTGTGATACGTACATAACGGGAGAAAAAACATTATATACAGTGCAACATGCGAAATTTAAAGGCATCAATTTGATTGTAGGAAGCCACACATTTACAGAAGTATTTGGTGTAGAAAGTTTGGCTCGTAAGTTAAAAGAAAGAGATCGTGCAATAGAGATTATTAGATTAAATGAAGAGCATTTGGAGTGA
- a CDS encoding NUDIX hydrolase, giving the protein MVTICANYGESKVRLTWKKDCILPEYERITSVHGFCFHNNKVLLIDHEQRGWDFPGGHIEEGELPEECFKREAWEEGYVKGECTLFGYIIVDHSDNPNWNENSPYPKVGYQPFYRMEINEVHKFDGEYESDKRMFVRVEESAAYHYKWNELYDEILKEAVLIK; this is encoded by the coding sequence ATGGTAACTATATGCGCAAATTATGGGGAATCAAAAGTGAGGTTAACGTGGAAAAAAGATTGTATATTGCCAGAATACGAAAGAATCACGAGTGTTCACGGTTTTTGTTTTCATAATAATAAGGTTTTACTGATAGACCATGAGCAGCGTGGTTGGGACTTTCCTGGTGGGCATATAGAAGAAGGGGAACTACCAGAAGAATGTTTTAAAAGAGAAGCGTGGGAAGAAGGTTATGTAAAAGGAGAATGTACTTTATTTGGATATATTATCGTTGACCATAGTGATAATCCAAATTGGAATGAAAATAGTCCGTATCCAAAAGTAGGGTATCAGCCGTTCTACCGGATGGAGATTAATGAAGTGCATAAGTTTGACGGTGAGTATGAATCCGATAAAAGGATGTTTGTTAGAGTAGAAGAGAGTGCAGCGTATCATTATAAATGGAATGAATTATATGATGAAATCTTGAAGGAAGCCGTTTTGATAAAATGA
- a CDS encoding phosphotransferase family protein, with amino-acid sequence MDISIIAAQLVKEKVISNYPNSVKALNGGTTSTVYLLDEKYVVKLNEAEVIREEANFLSFYEENSLFSKLLYKEPLHTYFVYSFLEGNTSCKQGYKRSTLRTLVKEVINKYKMVPEAEGWGWKESPVQCWNEFLTANVMEAYENVRRYISEEDYRIVLKLANRDAGVNQPFLLHGDFGFHNFIFRQNRLHGVIDPLPILGDPLYDLIYAFCSTPEDVTKETIDYVMKQCVFHKTERDLYEEIVIGLYLRIDTCVRHHPKDLEDYLIAWRYWMGEIEPAL; translated from the coding sequence ATGGACATTTCAATAATTGCTGCACAACTAGTTAAGGAGAAAGTTATTTCAAATTATCCAAATAGCGTAAAAGCGTTGAACGGAGGAACGACAAGTACTGTATATTTGTTGGACGAAAAATATGTAGTAAAGTTGAATGAAGCGGAAGTAATACGTGAAGAAGCTAATTTTCTCTCATTTTATGAGGAGAATAGTTTATTTTCAAAGCTTTTGTATAAGGAACCTTTACATACATATTTCGTGTATTCTTTCCTTGAAGGTAATACTTCGTGTAAACAAGGATATAAACGAAGTACGCTTCGTACACTTGTAAAAGAAGTTATCAATAAGTATAAAATGGTTCCAGAGGCAGAAGGCTGGGGATGGAAAGAAAGTCCGGTTCAATGTTGGAATGAATTTTTAACGGCAAATGTGATGGAAGCTTATGAAAATGTAAGACGTTACATAAGTGAGGAAGATTATAGAATTGTTCTTAAACTAGCAAATAGGGATGCCGGAGTAAATCAGCCATTTTTATTACATGGTGATTTCGGATTTCATAATTTTATATTTCGGCAGAATAGGTTACATGGGGTAATTGATCCGTTACCTATTTTAGGAGATCCTTTATATGATTTAATTTATGCGTTCTGTTCAACTCCGGAAGATGTAACGAAAGAAACGATTGATTATGTGATGAAGCAATGTGTATTTCATAAAACAGAACGAGATTTATACGAAGAAATAGTAATAGGATTATATTTGCGTATAGATACATGTGTAAGACACCACCCGAAAGATTTAGAAGATTACTTAATAGCTTGGCGTTATTGGATGGGCGAAATTGAGCCGGCTTTATAG
- a CDS encoding DUF7010 family protein: protein MNIAEAKRDLAQRTKKGFPVIIAGILFWVVASITGVLLSEKQVVWVYLIGMGCVFPCGLMIAAILKIDMFAKGNPLGTLAGVIGGINVLNIPFVLLAYFQFPEWLPFVVAMLIGVHFVPYVWIYESKSYGLLSVGTVFVTSVCGILFADNGFTVIPLSVTAVYLLTLIGLLIENKK from the coding sequence ATGAACATAGCAGAAGCAAAACGAGATTTAGCACAAAGAACGAAAAAAGGATTTCCAGTTATAATAGCTGGTATTTTATTTTGGGTTGTAGCGAGTATAACGGGTGTTCTTCTTTCAGAAAAGCAAGTTGTGTGGGTGTATTTAATTGGTATGGGGTGTGTGTTTCCTTGCGGCCTAATGATAGCTGCCATATTAAAAATTGATATGTTTGCGAAAGGAAATCCGCTCGGGACTTTAGCAGGAGTAATTGGCGGGATAAATGTATTAAATATTCCGTTTGTGTTACTTGCCTATTTTCAATTTCCAGAGTGGTTACCTTTTGTAGTAGCGATGTTAATAGGTGTTCATTTTGTACCGTACGTATGGATTTATGAAAGTAAAAGTTATGGTTTACTGTCAGTAGGGACCGTATTCGTAACGTCAGTTTGCGGGATTCTTTTTGCTGACAATGGATTTACTGTAATTCCATTGTCAGTTACAGCTGTCTACTTACTAACTCTAATAGGTTTATTAATTGAAAATAAAAAATAG